The nucleotide sequence CTAAAGTTTTTAATTAAATAACCTATCAGGTGTAATTTACATTAAAATCTGCGCGTCAATTATAGTGAAATGTCAGTCTGAGCTTGTCGAAGACCTTGCTTAAGTTACATTTCGACAGGTTCAATGTGACAATCAACCCAACAGTTCAATTTATAAAAATCAGTGTCAATCGGCTTAATCAGTGTCATCCGTCTGCCATTTTCAGACTCTAGATTCCCAATTTTTAAGCAAAAAAAAAGCAACCTAAAAATAAATTTTAGATTGCTTTTTCCCGAATTAATAATTGCCTTTATTTTTTGCTACCGATTAAAAAGATTTTCACATATTTTTTCTAAACCCTTTTAATCTGTGGCTTTTATATTTAATGTACTTTTTGTTTTTCAAAAACGGTTGTCAATGCTTTCTTGATTTTATCCGAAGCTAAGAAAAATGCTTTTTCGATACTATCTGAATGTGCTGTTACAGCAACTGGATTTAATCCTGCAGGACGGGCTTCAATCATACAACGCTTATCATCAACACTATATTTTTCACTATTTTCATCTCCTAGATGCACTTCAAATCGAGTTACTTTGTCTTGAAAACGAACTAGGTTTTTTTCTAATTCTGTTGTAAAAAAGGCTTCTAATCTTTCGTGTCCTTCGATGTTTTTATCCGTATTGAATTGAATTTTCATATATCTTTTTTTAAAATTGATTTCTCTCAAATTTAGCATTCTTTTTCTACAAAAAAGAAGGAATTAATAAAATATTATGATTCTTATTAGCGATATAAAATTTTAATTGCATGATAAACAACTACCTTGAGAAAAAACTTGTCAATTCAAGTATAGAATAAAAGATGCAAGACACTTTTGAATCCCTGATTTCAAGTTATATTGAAACCAAAGTAGGCATTGCCAACAATTTCCTGAGCACTGAATTGTGCCAAAACCTAGCCCAAAACATCTTAACGCTAGAAGCTAACGAACTCCTCCAAGAAGCAGGAATAGGCAACGATAACAAACTACAACTGAATGCCAAGATTCGGCGTGATACGATTTACTGGTTAGACAAAAAACACAATGACGCTCACGAAAATAGTTTTTTTGAACAGATGGACGCCTTTGTACTCTACCTCAACCAGAGTTGTTATGCAGGCATCACCGATTATGAATTTCATTATTCACTATACGAAGCCGGAGATTTCTACAAAAAACACCTCGACCAGTTCAAAGACAATTCCAGCCGACAATTCTCGATGATTAGCTACCTCAACCCCAATTGGAAAATTCAAGACGGTGGCGAGCTTTACATCCACCAACTAGACAAGAACCAAAGTATCTCACCTACCGAAGGCAAAACCGTCTTCTTCAAAAGCAACGAACTCGAACACGAGGTACTAGTAACTAACGAAAGAAGAATGAGCGTTACGGGATGGTTGAGGAAGGGGTGAAAGTTGTAGTTATTCTAAAATTCTGTATTTTAGTATCATGCAACAACAAGAAGGATTTCACACCTATTACATTTACATTCTCACCAATAAGGCGAAAACTGTTTTATACACTGGTGTGACCAATAATTTGAAGGTTCGACTACAACAGCACACTGAGAATATCGAATACAACAATCCTAGTTTTACCTCACGTTATCAAGTACATTATTTGTTATACTTTGAAAAATTTACTTGGATTCAAGAAGCCATTGCCCGCGAAAAAGAAATCAAAGGTTGGCGTAGAGAAAAGAAAATAAATTTGATTAAAACCATCAACCCCGATTTGAATTTCTTGAATGAACTATTTGAGTGAGAAATGCAATGTTTTAATAAAGGTTTACAAAGTAATGCAATAACAAATAAACAAAAGTTAACTGTATAGAACCCCCTCACAGTAAACACATAGTAACCCCAAACTTGTCAT is from Flavobacterium sp. NG2 and encodes:
- a CDS encoding HPF/RaiA family ribosome-associated protein codes for the protein MKIQFNTDKNIEGHERLEAFFTTELEKNLVRFQDKVTRFEVHLGDENSEKYSVDDKRCMIEARPAGLNPVAVTAHSDSIEKAFFLASDKIKKALTTVFEKQKVH
- a CDS encoding 2OG-Fe(II) oxygenase, giving the protein MCQNLAQNILTLEANELLQEAGIGNDNKLQLNAKIRRDTIYWLDKKHNDAHENSFFEQMDAFVLYLNQSCYAGITDYEFHYSLYEAGDFYKKHLDQFKDNSSRQFSMISYLNPNWKIQDGGELYIHQLDKNQSISPTEGKTVFFKSNELEHEVLVTNERRMSVTGWLRKG
- a CDS encoding GIY-YIG nuclease family protein; the encoded protein is MQQQEGFHTYYIYILTNKAKTVLYTGVTNNLKVRLQQHTENIEYNNPSFTSRYQVHYLLYFEKFTWIQEAIAREKEIKGWRREKKINLIKTINPDLNFLNELFE